A region of Streptomyces sp. WMMC500 DNA encodes the following proteins:
- a CDS encoding NUDIX hydrolase, which translates to MTVSHRPVVKRTARAVLLDGDEMLLIKRTKPGREPYWITPGGGVEPADASVVAALHREVDEELGARVTGVVPVFVDTVPEGPQGPDGARGVKVQHFFACRLASMDLTRRHGPEVDEPCGEYEAVRIPFTREGVDSVDVVPPSLRAYLRANIEGVLAVLADDFG; encoded by the coding sequence ATGACCGTGTCCCACCGGCCCGTGGTCAAGCGCACCGCCCGCGCCGTCCTCCTCGACGGCGACGAGATGCTGCTCATCAAACGCACCAAACCGGGCCGCGAACCGTACTGGATCACCCCCGGCGGAGGCGTCGAGCCCGCCGACGCCTCCGTCGTCGCCGCCCTGCACCGCGAGGTCGACGAGGAACTGGGCGCCCGCGTCACCGGCGTCGTCCCCGTCTTCGTCGACACCGTGCCCGAGGGGCCGCAAGGCCCCGACGGCGCACGCGGCGTGAAGGTGCAGCACTTCTTCGCCTGCCGGCTGGCGTCCATGGACCTGACCCGGCGCCACGGCCCCGAAGTCGACGAGCCCTGCGGCGAGTACGAGGCGGTGCGCATCCCCTTCACCCGCGAGGGCGTCGACTCCGTCGACGTCGTCCCGCCCAGTCTGCGCGCCTATCTGCGCGCGAACATCGAGGGCGTCCTCGCCGTCCTCGCCGACGACTTCGGCTGA
- a CDS encoding cytochrome ubiquinol oxidase subunit I: protein MDLALAPETLARWQFGITTVYHFLFVPLTISLASLVAGLQTAWVRTGREKYLRATKFWGKLFLINIAMGVVTGILQEFQFGMNWSDYSRFVGDVFGAPLAFEALIAFFFESTFVGLWIFGWDRLPQKIHLACIWMVAIGTVLSAYFILAANSWMQHPVGYRMNEESGRAELTDFWRVLSQNTAVAQFCHTITAAFLTGGAFVVGIAAYHLMRGRHVAVMRSSLRLGLITMVVAGLLTAFTGDRLGKIMYDQQPMKMASAEALWETEAPAPFSLFAIGDVDKGHNRVAIEVPGVLSFLAHDNFSEAVPGINPTNEELKEKYDGTFGLGDYRPNIPLAYWSFRWMIGFGMVSLGLGVLGLWLTRRRFWLAARLRTGEDDVPRLALTKDRELGARLGGWYWRLCLLTLLFPLIASSWGWIFTETGRQPWVVYGVLPTSSAVSPGVSQGEVIASLSVYTLLYAALAFIEAKLMIKYVKAGPPELTESDLNPPTKIGGHDREDSDRPMAFSY from the coding sequence GTGGATCTGGCACTCGCCCCGGAGACCCTGGCGCGCTGGCAGTTCGGGATCACCACCGTCTACCACTTCCTCTTCGTCCCCCTGACGATCTCCCTCGCCTCCCTCGTCGCCGGGCTCCAGACCGCCTGGGTGCGCACCGGCAGGGAGAAGTACCTCAGGGCGACGAAGTTCTGGGGGAAGCTCTTCCTGATCAACATCGCCATGGGCGTGGTCACCGGCATCCTCCAGGAGTTCCAGTTCGGCATGAACTGGTCCGACTACTCCCGCTTCGTGGGCGACGTCTTCGGTGCCCCCCTCGCCTTCGAAGCCCTGATCGCCTTCTTCTTCGAGTCCACCTTCGTCGGCCTGTGGATCTTCGGCTGGGACCGGCTGCCGCAGAAGATCCACCTCGCCTGCATCTGGATGGTCGCGATCGGCACCGTGCTCTCCGCGTACTTCATCCTCGCCGCCAACTCCTGGATGCAGCACCCCGTCGGCTACCGCATGAACGAGGAGTCCGGCCGCGCCGAGCTGACCGACTTCTGGCGCGTACTCAGCCAGAACACCGCCGTCGCGCAGTTCTGCCACACCATCACCGCGGCCTTCCTCACCGGCGGCGCGTTCGTCGTCGGGATCGCCGCGTACCACCTGATGCGCGGCCGGCACGTCGCCGTGATGCGCAGCTCGCTGCGGCTGGGCCTGATCACGATGGTCGTGGCGGGGCTGCTCACCGCGTTCACCGGCGACCGCCTCGGCAAGATCATGTACGACCAGCAGCCGATGAAGATGGCCTCCGCCGAGGCCCTGTGGGAGACCGAGGCGCCCGCGCCCTTCTCGCTCTTCGCCATCGGCGACGTCGACAAGGGCCACAACAGGGTCGCCATAGAGGTCCCCGGCGTGCTGTCGTTCCTCGCCCACGACAACTTCTCCGAGGCCGTCCCCGGCATCAACCCCACCAACGAGGAGCTGAAGGAGAAGTACGACGGCACGTTCGGCCTCGGCGACTACCGGCCCAACATCCCGCTCGCGTACTGGAGCTTCCGCTGGATGATCGGCTTCGGGATGGTCTCCCTGGGCCTCGGCGTCCTCGGACTCTGGCTCACCCGCCGCCGGTTCTGGCTCGCCGCCCGGCTCCGTACCGGCGAGGACGACGTCCCCAGACTCGCCCTCACCAAGGACCGCGAACTCGGCGCCCGCCTCGGCGGCTGGTACTGGCGGCTCTGCCTCCTCACCCTCCTCTTCCCGCTCATCGCCAGCTCCTGGGGCTGGATCTTCACCGAGACGGGCCGCCAGCCCTGGGTCGTCTACGGCGTCCTGCCCACGTCCTCCGCGGTCTCCCCCGGTGTCTCACAGGGCGAGGTCATCGCCTCGCTGAGCGTCTACACCCTCCTGTACGCGGCCCTCGCCTTCATCGAGGCCAAGCTGATGATCAAGTACGTGAAGGCCGGACCGCCCGAACTCACCGAGTCCGACCTCAACCCGCCGACGAAGATCGGCGGCCACGACCGCGAAGACTCCGACCGGCCCATGGCCTTCTCGTACTGA
- the hisC gene encoding histidinol-phosphate transaminase produces MTNDRTSGAAEAPGAPRLRAALAGIPTYKPGKPAASAGPGAAAYKLSSNENPYPPLPGVLEAAVAAAGSFNRYPDMACTALTAEIAARLGVPPEHVAIGTGSVGVAQQLLQATAGPGDEVIYAWRSFEAYPIITQISGARSVQVPLTAEERHDLDAMADAVTDATRLIFVCTPNNPTGTAVRRGELERFLDRVPRDVLVVLDEAYCQFVRDDGVDGGIPDGLEFYRDRPNVCVLRTFSKAYGLAGLRVGFAVAHEPVAAALRKTAVPFGVSQIAQEAAIASLRSEAALLERVEALVAERTRVREGLLAQGWSVPETHANFVWLRLGERSLDFAAACEAAGAVVRPFAGDGVRASVGEPEANDILLAVAEEFRKEL; encoded by the coding sequence GTGACGAACGACAGAACTTCCGGGGCTGCGGAGGCTCCCGGTGCTCCCAGGCTGAGGGCCGCGCTGGCGGGCATCCCGACGTACAAGCCGGGCAAGCCGGCGGCGAGCGCGGGCCCGGGGGCGGCGGCGTACAAGCTCTCCTCGAACGAGAACCCCTACCCGCCGCTGCCCGGCGTGCTGGAGGCGGCGGTCGCGGCGGCCGGGAGCTTCAACCGCTACCCCGACATGGCGTGCACCGCGCTCACCGCCGAGATCGCCGCACGCCTCGGCGTGCCCCCCGAGCACGTCGCCATCGGCACCGGTTCTGTGGGGGTGGCCCAGCAGTTGCTGCAGGCGACGGCCGGGCCGGGCGACGAAGTGATCTACGCGTGGCGGTCGTTCGAGGCGTACCCGATCATCACGCAGATCTCGGGCGCGCGCTCGGTGCAGGTTCCGCTGACGGCGGAGGAGCGGCACGACCTGGACGCGATGGCGGACGCGGTGACGGACGCCACCCGGCTGATCTTCGTCTGCACGCCGAACAACCCGACGGGCACGGCGGTGCGCCGCGGGGAGCTGGAGCGGTTCCTCGACCGGGTGCCGCGGGACGTGCTGGTGGTGCTGGACGAGGCGTACTGCCAGTTCGTACGGGACGACGGCGTGGACGGCGGCATCCCGGACGGCCTGGAGTTCTACCGGGACCGGCCGAACGTCTGCGTGCTGCGCACCTTCAGCAAGGCGTACGGGCTGGCGGGGCTGCGGGTCGGCTTCGCGGTGGCGCACGAGCCGGTCGCGGCGGCGCTGCGGAAGACGGCGGTGCCGTTCGGGGTGAGCCAGATCGCGCAGGAGGCGGCGATCGCCTCGCTGCGCAGCGAGGCGGCGCTGCTGGAGCGGGTGGAGGCGCTGGTCGCGGAGCGCACGCGGGTGCGGGAGGGGCTGCTGGCGCAGGGCTGGTCGGTGCCGGAGACGCACGCGAACTTCGTCTGGCTGCGGCTGGGGGAGCGGAGCCTGGACTTCGCGGCGGCGTGCGAGGCGGCGGGCGCGGTGGTGCGGCCGTTCGCGGGCGACGGGGTACGGGCCTCGGTGGGCGAGCCCGAGGCGAACGACATCCTGCTGGCGGTGGCGGAAGAGTTCCGCAAGGAGTTGTAG
- a CDS encoding metallophosphoesterase, producing the protein MQQGAGQTPGLRTTAGVPAGAAPPVPAAPAAGDAYGPADDGYTPTQADLPVIRPGENGGYGPLYVVGDVHGYLDELRAALRAQGIVDEADRWIAGNTRVWFLGDFTDRGPDGIGVIDLVMRLSAEAAAAGGYCKALMGNHELLLLGAKRFGDTPVNSGAGTASFQAAWLLNGGQRTDMERLEDVHLQWMARLDAIHQEDDHLLVHSDTTAYLDYGDSIEGVNDTVHDILARSDADEVWDLFRKFTKRFAFRDEETGPAAVRELLGRYGGERLVHGHSPIPYLLGEVPSEDTEGEERGAAVQGPHIYADDLAIAMDGGVTMAGKLLVVRLPLIGR; encoded by the coding sequence ATGCAACAGGGGGCCGGTCAGACGCCGGGGCTGCGGACCACGGCTGGGGTGCCCGCCGGGGCGGCGCCCCCCGTCCCCGCGGCGCCGGCCGCCGGCGACGCCTACGGGCCCGCCGACGACGGGTACACCCCGACCCAGGCCGACCTGCCGGTGATCAGGCCGGGCGAGAACGGCGGCTACGGCCCGCTGTACGTCGTGGGCGACGTCCACGGCTATCTCGACGAGCTGCGCGCCGCGCTGCGCGCCCAGGGCATCGTCGACGAGGCCGACCGCTGGATCGCCGGCAACACCCGCGTGTGGTTCCTCGGCGACTTCACCGACCGCGGCCCGGACGGCATCGGCGTCATCGACCTCGTCATGCGGCTGTCCGCCGAGGCGGCGGCCGCCGGCGGCTACTGCAAGGCGCTCATGGGAAACCACGAGCTGCTGCTGCTCGGCGCCAAGCGCTTCGGCGACACGCCCGTCAACTCCGGTGCCGGCACCGCCTCCTTCCAGGCCGCCTGGCTGCTCAACGGCGGGCAGCGCACCGACATGGAGCGGCTGGAGGACGTCCACCTGCAGTGGATGGCGCGTCTCGACGCGATCCACCAGGAGGACGACCACCTCCTGGTGCACTCCGACACCACCGCGTACCTCGACTACGGTGACTCGATCGAGGGCGTCAACGACACCGTCCACGACATCCTCGCCCGCTCGGACGCGGACGAGGTGTGGGACCTCTTCCGCAAGTTCACCAAGCGCTTCGCCTTCCGCGACGAGGAGACGGGCCCCGCGGCGGTACGGGAACTGCTGGGCCGGTACGGCGGCGAGCGGCTGGTGCACGGGCACAGCCCGATCCCGTATCTGCTGGGGGAGGTGCCCAGCGAGGACACCGAAGGCGAGGAGCGGGGCGCCGCCGTGCAGGGCCCGCACATCTACGCGGACGACCTCGCCATCGCCATGGACGGCGGGGTCACCATGGCCGGAAAACTGCTTGTCGTGCGACTTCCGCTGATCGGGCGCTAG
- a CDS encoding HAD-IB family phosphatase, translated as MSRLHIFDMDGTLLHGSSANIELARQLGLVTEFRALDAAFSSGEIDTYVYAEHAHAMWSSLTPEILARAFAGAPWLTGIREVWADITERGERCAVISLAPGFFVERLLEWGVHAAHGSRFPALPFREPVDMAGILGPPDKVRIADLLCAEYGLTRADCVAYGDSMSDTDLFAVVPRSVAVNADHHVSGLASHAYSGRDLRDAYALTRTGG; from the coding sequence ATGTCCCGGCTGCACATCTTCGACATGGACGGCACCCTGCTGCACGGCTCCTCCGCGAACATCGAACTGGCGCGGCAACTGGGCCTGGTCACGGAGTTCCGCGCGCTGGACGCGGCGTTCAGCTCCGGCGAGATCGACACCTACGTGTACGCCGAGCACGCCCACGCCATGTGGAGCAGCCTCACGCCCGAGATCCTCGCGCGGGCGTTCGCGGGCGCGCCGTGGCTCACGGGGATCCGGGAGGTGTGGGCGGACATCACCGAGCGTGGGGAGCGCTGCGCGGTCATCTCGCTGGCGCCCGGGTTCTTCGTCGAACGGCTGCTGGAGTGGGGGGTGCACGCGGCGCACGGTTCGCGGTTCCCGGCGCTGCCGTTCCGCGAGCCGGTGGACATGGCGGGCATCCTGGGGCCGCCGGACAAGGTGCGGATAGCCGACCTGCTGTGCGCGGAGTACGGGCTGACGCGGGCGGACTGCGTGGCGTACGGGGACTCCATGTCGGACACCGACCTGTTCGCGGTCGTGCCGCGGTCGGTCGCCGTGAACGCCGACCACCACGTGAGCGGGCTCGCCTCGCACGCGTACAGCGGGCGGGACCTGCGGGACGCGTACGCGCTGACGCGTACCGGCGGCTGA
- the cydB gene encoding cytochrome d ubiquinol oxidase subunit II — MELHTVWFVLIAVLWTGYFFLEGFDFGVGVLTRVLARDRAERRVLINTIGPVWDGNEVWLLSAAGATFAAFPDWYATLFSGFYLPLLLILVSLIIRGVAFEYRAKRPEEHWQRNWELAIFWASLLPAFLWGVAFGNIVRGVKIGPDKEYVGDFFDLLNPFALLGGLVTLCLFTFHGAVFTALKTVGDIRMRARRLAAVLGTATAALTLGFLLWLQADTGDTWSLVTLIVAVAGLLCALGAVAAGREGWSFLYSGVTVVATVATLFLALYPDVMPSSLNPAWSLTAENASSTPYTLKIMTWCAGIATPVVLMYQGWTYWVFRKRIGTQHIAPEAHVGAAAGLAGADGEGGGSAGDGAGR; from the coding sequence ATGGAACTGCACACCGTCTGGTTCGTCCTCATCGCCGTCCTGTGGACCGGCTACTTCTTCCTGGAGGGCTTCGACTTCGGCGTCGGCGTCCTCACCCGGGTGCTGGCCCGCGACCGCGCCGAGCGGCGCGTGCTCATCAACACCATCGGCCCGGTCTGGGACGGCAACGAGGTCTGGCTGCTCAGCGCGGCCGGCGCCACCTTCGCCGCCTTCCCCGACTGGTACGCCACCCTCTTCTCCGGCTTCTACCTGCCCCTGCTCCTCATCCTCGTCTCCCTCATCATCCGCGGCGTCGCCTTCGAGTACCGGGCCAAGCGCCCCGAGGAGCACTGGCAGCGCAACTGGGAACTCGCCATCTTCTGGGCCTCCCTGCTGCCCGCGTTCCTGTGGGGGGTCGCGTTCGGCAACATCGTGCGCGGGGTGAAGATCGGCCCGGACAAGGAGTACGTGGGCGACTTCTTCGACCTGCTCAACCCCTTCGCGCTGCTGGGCGGGCTGGTCACACTCTGCCTCTTCACCTTCCACGGCGCGGTGTTCACGGCCCTGAAGACCGTCGGCGACATCCGGATGCGCGCGCGCCGGCTGGCCGCCGTCCTCGGTACGGCGACGGCGGCGCTGACGCTGGGCTTCCTGCTGTGGCTCCAGGCGGACACCGGCGACACGTGGAGCCTGGTGACGCTGATCGTGGCGGTGGCGGGCTTGCTGTGCGCGCTGGGCGCGGTGGCGGCGGGCCGGGAGGGGTGGTCGTTCCTCTACTCCGGGGTGACCGTCGTGGCCACGGTCGCGACGCTGTTCCTGGCGCTGTACCCGGACGTGATGCCGTCGTCGCTGAACCCGGCGTGGAGCCTGACGGCGGAGAACGCCTCGTCGACGCCGTACACGTTGAAGATCATGACGTGGTGCGCGGGGATCGCCACGCCGGTGGTGCTGATGTACCAGGGGTGGACGTACTGGGTGTTCCGCAAGCGGATCGGCACGCAGCACATCGCGCCGGAGGCGCACGTGGGGGCTGCGGCGGGCCTGGCGGGTGCGGACGGTGAGGGTGGCGGTTCTGCTGGCGACGGGGCGGGCCGGTGA
- the cydD gene encoding thiol reductant ABC exporter subunit CydD — translation MKPVDPRLARYARATRLFLLATVALGAAGAGLVIAQAVLMAEIVVGAFEDGLAAADLRTPLLLLAAVAVGRAAVNWLTELAAHRSSAAVKSELRMRLLTEAVRIDGAREPRADELRTGELRTGELAALATRGIDALDAYFSRYLPQLGLAVVVPAAVLARIVTDDWVSAAIIAGTLPLIPVFMVLIGWATQAATDRQWRTLSRLSAHFLDVVSGLPTLKVFGRAKVQADNIRTITADYRRATMRTLRIAFLSSFALELLATISVALVAVTIGMRLVHGELDLYTGLVVLILAPEAYLPLRQVGTHYHAAAEGLAAADRVFAVLERGAARKTADSTPHTRPRVGRPTDNDEPDAGGGDDAGKAGGADSAAFGSPPHARPRVDRPTDNACPDARGAALALDGLVVRHEGRAEDSLPRTTLTLRPGETVALTGPSGGGKSTLLAALLGLVRPTAGRVLIGGRDLAALDLPTWHAQVAWVPQRPALFAGTIADNVRLPRPGATDAEVARALRDAAAGDLDPAAVLGEAGAGLSAGQRQRVALARAFLADRPVVLLDEPTAALDGDTEAAVTAAVARLARGRTVLLVAHRPALLEVADRVVRLGEYRTPVAARTDAVRVTAAAPEAVPEAAGPEPVPAAVPAAVPAAVPAAGSVREKQPEAAHAVPDGSYGPEAAPRGGGALRSTTARGRLALAALLGALALASAVGLMGVSGWLISRASEQPPVLYLMVAVTATRAFGIGRAVFRYAERLVSHDAVLRILADLRVVVYTRLERLAPAGLAPHRRGDLLTRLVADTDTLQDRYLRWLLPVSAAALVGTASVATAAVLLPEAGAVLAAGLLAAGVGVPLLAAATARRTEARLAPARAALATEVVDVLTGTAELAVAGALPRRLAALRDADRRLTRIAARSAAALALGAGLSALICGLTVVGAAAAGAQAVYEGRLGGVWLGVVVLGTLAAFEAVNGMPLALQQRARVRRSAARIDEILDAPPPAAEGTGLPPADPFPVTLTGVSARHPGQDGLALDGVDLTLTRGRRVAVVGASGSGKTTLAHVLLRFLDPVTGAYRLGPAAESGALGSEHRSPARAPLRKESTADALACDPDAVRLLVGLCAQDAHLFDSTLRENLRLARTGATDDDLRAALAAARLLDWVETLPHGLDTPVGEHGARLSGGQRQRLALARALLADFPVLVLDEPAEHLDLPTADALTADLLAATEGRTTVLITHRLTGLEAVDEIVVLERGRVVQRGAYAELAEADGPFRRTLVRERAHPSPYPQTSPHPHPDERPDGRRGPGVTDNPDFPHREPLITLGT, via the coding sequence ATGAAGCCCGTCGACCCGCGTCTGGCCCGGTACGCCCGCGCGACCCGGCTGTTCCTGCTCGCCACGGTCGCGCTGGGCGCGGCCGGTGCGGGGCTGGTCATCGCGCAGGCGGTGCTGATGGCGGAGATCGTCGTCGGCGCGTTCGAGGACGGCCTGGCGGCCGCCGATCTGCGTACGCCGCTGCTGCTGCTCGCGGCGGTCGCCGTGGGGCGGGCGGCGGTGAACTGGCTGACGGAGCTGGCGGCACACCGGTCGAGTGCGGCGGTCAAGTCGGAGCTGCGGATGCGGCTGCTGACGGAGGCGGTACGGATCGACGGTGCCCGCGAACCCCGCGCCGACGAACTCCGCACCGGCGAACTCCGCACCGGCGAACTCGCCGCGCTCGCCACCCGCGGAATCGACGCCCTGGACGCCTACTTCTCCCGCTACCTTCCCCAACTCGGCCTCGCCGTCGTCGTCCCGGCGGCCGTCCTGGCGCGCATCGTCACCGACGACTGGGTCTCCGCCGCGATCATCGCCGGCACGCTGCCGCTGATTCCGGTCTTCATGGTGCTCATCGGCTGGGCCACCCAGGCGGCCACCGACCGGCAGTGGCGCACCCTGTCCCGGCTCTCCGCCCACTTCCTCGACGTCGTCTCCGGCCTGCCGACGCTCAAGGTCTTCGGGAGGGCGAAGGTGCAGGCCGACAACATCCGCACCATCACCGCCGACTACCGCCGCGCGACGATGCGCACGCTGCGGATCGCCTTCCTGTCGTCGTTCGCGCTGGAGCTGCTGGCGACGATCTCGGTGGCGCTGGTCGCGGTCACCATCGGGATGCGGCTGGTCCACGGCGAACTGGACCTGTACACCGGGCTGGTGGTGCTGATCCTGGCCCCGGAGGCGTATCTGCCGCTGCGCCAGGTCGGCACGCACTACCACGCCGCGGCGGAGGGCCTGGCGGCGGCGGACAGGGTCTTCGCGGTCCTGGAACGCGGAGCAGCCCGGAAAACAGCCGACTCAACCCCGCACACCCGCCCAAGGGTAGGCCGCCCCACCGACAACGACGAGCCGGACGCAGGGGGCGGAGACGACGCGGGGAAGGCAGGGGGCGCGGACAGCGCCGCCTTCGGCTCACCCCCGCACGCCCGCCCAAGGGTAGATCGCCCCACCGACAACGCCTGCCCGGACGCCCGCGGCGCCGCCCTCGCCCTCGACGGGCTCGTCGTACGGCACGAGGGCCGGGCCGAGGACTCCCTTCCGCGTACGACCCTCACGCTCCGCCCCGGCGAGACCGTGGCGCTGACCGGGCCGTCGGGCGGCGGCAAGTCCACGCTGCTCGCCGCGCTCCTCGGCCTCGTACGGCCCACCGCCGGCCGGGTGCTCATAGGCGGGCGCGACCTCGCCGCGCTGGACCTGCCGACCTGGCACGCGCAGGTCGCCTGGGTACCGCAGCGGCCCGCGCTCTTCGCCGGCACGATCGCCGACAACGTCCGCCTCCCCCGCCCCGGCGCCACCGACGCCGAGGTGGCCCGGGCACTCCGCGACGCCGCCGCGGGCGACCTCGACCCCGCCGCCGTCCTCGGCGAGGCGGGCGCCGGCCTCTCCGCCGGCCAGCGGCAACGGGTCGCCCTCGCGCGGGCCTTCCTCGCCGACCGGCCCGTGGTCCTCCTCGACGAGCCCACCGCCGCCCTCGACGGCGACACCGAGGCCGCCGTCACCGCGGCGGTCGCCCGGCTGGCCCGGGGCCGCACGGTGCTGCTCGTGGCCCACCGCCCGGCGCTGCTGGAGGTGGCGGACCGGGTGGTACGGCTGGGGGAGTACCGCACGCCGGTGGCCGCGCGGACGGACGCGGTACGGGTCACTGCGGCGGCCCCGGAGGCAGTGCCGGAGGCGGCGGGCCCGGAGCCGGTCCCGGCGGCGGTCCCCGCGGCGGTCCCGGCGGCGGTCCCGGCGGCCGGGTCCGTACGCGAGAAGCAGCCCGAGGCTGCGCACGCCGTGCCCGACGGGTCGTACGGACCCGAGGCGGCGCCCCGCGGCGGCGGCGCGCTCCGCAGCACCACCGCCCGCGGGAGGCTGGCGCTCGCCGCGCTGCTCGGCGCGCTCGCGCTCGCGTCCGCCGTCGGGCTCATGGGTGTCTCCGGGTGGCTGATCTCCCGCGCCTCCGAGCAGCCGCCCGTGCTCTACCTGATGGTCGCCGTGACCGCCACCCGCGCGTTCGGCATCGGGCGCGCCGTCTTCCGCTACGCCGAGCGCCTCGTCTCCCACGACGCCGTGCTACGGATCCTCGCGGACCTCCGCGTCGTCGTGTACACCCGGCTCGAACGCCTCGCCCCCGCCGGCCTCGCCCCGCACCGGCGCGGCGACCTGCTCACCCGGCTCGTCGCGGACACCGACACCCTCCAGGACCGCTACCTGCGCTGGCTGCTGCCCGTCTCCGCCGCGGCCCTGGTCGGCACCGCGTCCGTGGCGACGGCCGCCGTACTGCTGCCCGAGGCCGGCGCCGTGCTCGCCGCCGGGCTGCTGGCGGCGGGCGTCGGGGTGCCGCTGCTGGCCGCGGCCACGGCCCGGCGGACGGAGGCCCGGCTCGCGCCGGCGCGGGCCGCGCTCGCCACGGAGGTCGTGGACGTGCTCACCGGCACCGCGGAACTCGCCGTCGCCGGCGCCCTGCCCCGCCGCCTCGCCGCGCTCCGCGACGCCGACCGCCGGCTGACCCGGATCGCCGCCCGCAGTGCCGCCGCGCTCGCGCTGGGCGCCGGGCTGTCGGCGCTGATCTGCGGACTGACGGTGGTGGGCGCGGCGGCGGCCGGGGCCCAGGCGGTGTACGAGGGGCGCTTGGGCGGCGTGTGGCTGGGGGTGGTGGTGCTGGGGACGCTCGCGGCGTTCGAGGCGGTGAACGGGATGCCGCTGGCGCTGCAGCAGCGGGCCCGGGTACGGCGGAGTGCCGCCCGCATCGACGAGATCCTCGACGCGCCGCCGCCGGCCGCGGAGGGGACGGGGCTGCCACCGGCGGATCCGTTCCCGGTGACGCTGACGGGGGTGTCGGCGCGGCATCCGGGGCAGGACGGTCTTGCGCTGGACGGGGTGGATCTGACGCTGACGCGGGGGCGGCGGGTCGCGGTGGTGGGCGCGTCGGGGTCGGGGAAGACGACGCTGGCGCACGTGCTGCTGCGGTTCCTGGATCCGGTTACGGGCGCGTACCGGCTGGGCCCGGCGGCGGAGAGCGGCGCTCTCGGCTCGGAGCACCGCTCTCCCGCGAGAGCACCGCTCCGAAAGGAGAGCACCGCCGACGCACTCGCCTGCGACCCCGACGCCGTACGCCTCCTCGTCGGCCTCTGCGCCCAGGACGCCCACCTCTTCGACAGCACCCTGCGCGAGAACCTCCGCCTCGCACGCACCGGCGCCACCGACGACGACCTGCGCGCCGCCCTCGCCGCCGCCCGCCTCCTCGACTGGGTCGAGACCCTCCCGCACGGCCTCGACACCCCGGTCGGCGAACACGGCGCCCGGCTCTCCGGCGGCCAGCGCCAGCGCCTCGCGCTGGCCCGCGCGCTGCTCGCCGACTTCCCGGTCCTCGTGCTCGACGAACCCGCCGAACACCTCGACCTGCCCACCGCCGACGCCCTGACCGCCGACCTGCTCGCCGCCACCGAGGGCCGCACGACGGTCCTCATCACGCACCGGCTGACCGGGCTGGAGGCGGTGGACGAGATCGTGGTGCTGGAGCGCGGCCGGGTGGTGCAGCGCGGCGCGTACGCGGAGCTGGCGGAGGCGGACGGTCCGTTCCGGCGCACGCTGGTACGGGAGCGGGCACACCCGTCCCCGTACCCGCAGACCTCTCCGCACCCCCACCCGGACGAGCGCCCGGACGGCCGCCGCGGGCCCGGCGTAACCGACAATCCCGACTTTCCCCACCGAGAGCCGCTTATTACCCTCGGGACATGA
- a CDS encoding LacI family DNA-binding transcriptional regulator: MTGSIQPQVSRPPSRKLARAGIRDVAAAAGVSITTVSDALNGKGRLPEATRRHVREVADRLGYRPSAAARALRTGKSGLIGLTVTTYGEEPFTFTEFAYFAEMARAATSAALARGYALVILPATSRHDVWSNVALDGTVVIDPAEGDPVVSEIVRQGIPVVSDGRPGGSLPVTAWVDNDHQAAVMDLLDHLAESGARRIGLLTGTSTDTYTRLSTTAYLTWCERVGQDPVYESYPAHDPRAGAVAADRLLARPDRPDAVYGLFDPNGTDLLAATRRYGLRVPDDLMLVCCSESPGYASTDPPITTLSLKPRRIGTAVVQLLIDAIEGVDTGRPIEQVIPTDLIVRASSQRRPPRTVVSAPRRPA, from the coding sequence ATGACCGGCTCGATCCAACCGCAAGTGAGCCGGCCGCCCAGCCGCAAGCTGGCGCGGGCGGGCATCCGGGATGTCGCCGCCGCCGCGGGCGTCTCGATCACCACCGTCTCCGACGCGCTGAACGGCAAGGGCCGGCTGCCGGAAGCGACCCGCCGGCACGTCCGCGAGGTCGCCGACCGCCTCGGCTACCGGCCCTCGGCCGCCGCCCGCGCCCTGCGCACCGGCAAGTCGGGGCTGATCGGCTTAACGGTGACGACGTACGGGGAAGAACCGTTCACCTTCACGGAGTTCGCGTACTTCGCCGAGATGGCCCGCGCCGCGACCTCCGCCGCCCTCGCCCGCGGCTACGCGCTGGTGATCCTTCCCGCGACCTCGCGCCACGACGTGTGGTCCAACGTCGCCCTCGACGGCACGGTGGTCATCGACCCGGCCGAGGGCGACCCGGTCGTCAGCGAGATCGTCCGGCAGGGCATCCCCGTGGTCAGCGACGGCCGCCCCGGCGGCTCCCTGCCCGTCACCGCCTGGGTCGACAACGACCACCAGGCCGCCGTCATGGACCTCCTCGACCACCTCGCCGAGTCCGGCGCCCGCCGCATCGGGCTGCTCACCGGCACCAGCACGGACACCTACACCCGGCTGTCCACCACCGCGTACCTCACCTGGTGCGAGCGCGTCGGACAGGACCCGGTCTACGAGTCCTACCCCGCCCACGACCCGCGGGCCGGCGCCGTCGCCGCCGACCGGCTGCTCGCCCGCCCCGACCGCCCGGACGCCGTCTACGGCCTCTTCGACCCCAACGGCACCGACCTCCTCGCCGCCACCCGCCGCTACGGCCTGCGGGTGCCCGACGACCTCATGCTCGTCTGCTGCAGCGAGTCCCCGGGCTACGCCTCCACCGACCCGCCCATCACCACGCTGTCGCTCAAGCCGCGCCGCATCGGCACGGCCGTCGTGCAGTTACTGATCGACGCCATCGAGGGAGTCGACACGGGCCGCCCCATCGAGCAGGTCATACCGACGGACCTGATCGTGCGGGCGTCCTCGCAGCGCCGCCCGCCGCGCACGGTCGTCAGCGCCCCGCGCCGCCCGGCGTAG